One Diabrotica undecimpunctata isolate CICGRU unplaced genomic scaffold, icDiaUnde3 ctg00001265.1, whole genome shotgun sequence genomic window carries:
- the LOC140431854 gene encoding tRNA endonuclease ANKZF1-like, whose translation METTSVFSEAFKNIIGDVITTVQLEGNEKEIKRDSSPADEWSSSNDKKSCSYCRVQFPDSQVQREHYKLDWHRYNLKQSLFSRPPITEDDFSIKTGTDDLSSISGSDSEKEDTLDTYATAQGKIFLKNKSNQVMSLYKCLMLDRKEEISEECHLKPFEKLVVTNQQWTILMLGRGDTLLGLSSKAPNPFYTRHIHCYTVRASQWWFHRGARDNKSGGSQPKSAGASLRRYNEQALVQWY comes from the exons ATGGAGACTACTAGTGTATTTTCGGaggcttttaaaaatattatcggTGATGTTATCACCACAGTACAGTTAGAAGGAAACGAGAAGGAAATTAAAAGAG ATTCATCTCCAGCTGATGAATGGTCTTCGTCAAACGACAAAAAGTCCTGTTCTTATTGCCGCGTTCAATTTCCCGACAGTCAGGTTCAAAGAGAACATTACAAACTAGACTGGCACCGGTATAATTTGAAACAGTCTCTGTTTTCCAGACCACCAATCACGGAAGACGATTTTAGTATCAAAACTGGAACTG ATGATTTATCCAGTATATCAGGATCAGACTCTGAAAAAGAAGACACACTCGACACATATGCCACTGCCCAAGGAAAAATATTCTTGAAAAACAAAAGCAACCAAGTTATGTCATTGTACAAATGCTTAATGTTAGACAGGAAG GAAGAAATCTCAGAAGAATGTCATCTTAAACCGTTTGAAAAACTGGTTGTAACCAACCAACAATGGACCATACTCATGCTTGGCAGGGGGGACACTTTGCTGGGGCTGTCTTCAAAGGCACCGAACCCATTTTACACAAGACATATCCATTGTTACACCGTCAGAGCCAGCCAGTGGTGGTTTCACAGGGGTGCTAGGGATAACAAGTCGGGTGGATCTCAACCTAAGAGCGCTGGCGCGTCTTTGAGAAGATATAACGAACAAGCTTTAGTGCAGTGGTATTAA